A region of Alosa alosa isolate M-15738 ecotype Scorff River chromosome 17, AALO_Geno_1.1, whole genome shotgun sequence DNA encodes the following proteins:
- the shank3b gene encoding LOW QUALITY PROTEIN: SH3 and multiple ankyrin repeat domains protein 3 (The sequence of the model RefSeq protein was modified relative to this genomic sequence to represent the inferred CDS: inserted 5 bases in 3 codons; deleted 4 bases in 3 codons; substituted 1 base at 1 genomic stop codon), with translation MPLSPPADAKHESPDRPRQQHAPTNGNHGDDSIRASPGKKPATDPMEDLHGNAAVIRIGIPDLQQTKCMRLDLEAPVWVCKQRVLVTLTQSLTDVLNYGLYLPAFNGRAGKFLDEERLLRDYPMPTVTPVPYLEFRYKRRVYTQSQVDDKQLAKLHTKANLKKFMEVVQLRCIEKVSRFLEKGLDPNFHDSDSGESPLTLAAQLDSCADLIKVLRNGGAHLDFRTRDGITALHKAVQSRNHVALTTLLDLGASTDYKDSRGLTPLYHSAMVGGDPYCCELLLYDHAQLGHSDENGWQEIHQACRHGNVQHLEHLLFYGAEMSAQNASGNTALHLCALYNQDGCARVLLFRGANKDIKNYNNQTAFQVAIIAGNFDLAEIIKVHKPSDVVPFRESPSYSSRRRGGSSGCLSPRRSALLRSASDNALDESLPAPSPAPSLRSLPPLDAEETSPSQQRSQQGATSQTRSLRRHTRGHLSPGSPVQREPSPPAVSRGPKRRLYSAVPGRTFIAINSYTPLGEGEITLNRGERVKVMSIGEGGFWEGSVKGRTGWFPAHCVEEVQMRQFDPRLETREDRTKRLFRHYTVGSYDNYTSYSDYVIEEKSATLQKRDSEGFGFVLRGAKAETPIEEFTPTPAFPALQYLESVDLEGVAWRAGLRTGDFLIEVNGVSVVKVGHRQVVSLIRQGGSRLVMKVVSVSRKPDTGDVVRKKAPPPPKRDPSTSLTLRSKSMTAELEELASMRRRRGEKLDEMLSSKEPVVVMRPRPSEADSRAATVKQRPISRRITQAEISNLLERQGMSPSSGMQLGLDKSHMQLPRGMSRTKSFGAPEDDRISALIGEHRFPRSSSMTDSFHHIPPPPQTAPPPPPTSYYMDSGPPPAFLXPPPPSRAANQTRSSFRPGVEPKLHGPVTTERQRKARSMIILQDTAHLPVEPTSIPRPATPTSGHSQQPLQERGRRRTSGVENPYANVGRLSTLYTPAKPQRRKSPLVKQGQVEEGSAGGGGSQERVIIREPSPVGTLSRIPHSSRAEQFQQQVLQPGQRPHHTRPARRLPSASRWKEPPEPQTPAPLLTAQSHSMGQAGRGCAPRPMLSPGPPPGGSTFIHPLTGRPLDPXPCALALAGSGPRAXCAPPTPPHPSPSPGLSPGRGPERGQGGGGGTAPASGGGTPPPSWRDEPISIIETPPPSEIIISSSSPTSGRSPETTPAPSSLTDTEHSPTSARVPSPAPPLAILSGRSMTMSSEEEAEPYTVTLPPALLSSSDEETREELRKIGLVPPPEPFANGLMAKEAPIKATLALAASRPGPMPASAAAAATSSATSSASAPGGKCDSVATDSGVEDPHLETTSTVSTVSSMSTLSSESADSAHAKPKCVVGRGRPAALMRDPLLKQSSDSELLPQVQGGTGTPGRPRYLFQRRSKLWGEVEPRGLGSAAGQQEGGGGGGAGGAGGANEGRPAAMGAELLSKDXRLAGEEPLARGALRPGRRRQPVGGARLFSSLGELHTISQRSYGTTFTIRPGTRYPVTRRTPSPGATPDRGDTPLGPVRTFGSGGGGGSSSSPHLPHHHHHHHTILKSSSLSLPTEPKEVRFVMRSASARARSRSPSPSPCASPCPSPVLGGPLMALRPFRQRPLALWNKYDVGDWLESVGLGEHRQRFLEHEIEGAHLPALTKDDLAELGVTRVGHRMNIERALKQLLDT, from the exons ATGCCTCTGAGTCCGCCAGCCGACGCCAAACATGAGTCTCCCGACCGGCCGCGGCAACAGCACGCCCCTACCAACGGTAACCACGGAGACGACAGCATTCGGGCCTCTCCCGGGAAAAAACCTGCCACGGATCCCATGGAGGATCTCCACGGAAACGCAGCCGTCATCCGCATTGGAATCCCTGACCTGCAGCAAACA AAATGCATGCGTTTGGACCTAGAGGCGCCGGTGTGGGTATGTAAGCAGCGCGTGCtggtgacactcacccagagcCTGACAGACGTGCTCAACTATGGGCTCTACTTGCCCGCCTTCAACGGCCGTGCAGGAAAGTTCCTGGATGAGGAGAGGCTACTCCGGGACTACCCTATGCCCACGGTCACCCCGGTCCCTTACCTCGAG ttcCGCTACAAGAGACGAGTGTACACACAAAGCCAAGTGGATGACAAGCAGTTGGCTAAACTTCACACCAAG GCCAACCTGAAGAAGTTCATGGAGGTGGTGCAGCTGAGGTGTATTGAGAAAGTCTCCAGATTTCTGGAAAAAGGACTGGACCCAAACTTTCATGATTCAGACAGTGGAG agtcTCCCCTCACCCTGGCCGCACAGCTGGACTCCTGTGCAGACCTGATTAAGGTCCTGCGTAACGGAGGCGCCCACCTGGACTTCAGGACCAGAGATGGCATCACCGCGCTGCATAAGGCCGTACAGTCCAGAAACCACGTTGCACTAACA ACCCTGCTGGACCTGGGAGCCTCGACGGACTACAAGGACAGCCGGGGCCTGACTCCCCTCTACCACAGTGCCATGGTGGGCGGAGACCCGTACTGCTGCGAGCTGCTGCTCTATGACCACGCCCAGCTGGGCCACAGCGATGAGAATGGCTGGCAGGAAATCCATCAG gCTTGTCGCCATGGAAACGTGCAGCACCTGGAACACCTCTTATTTTATGGAGCAGAGATGAGTGCCCAAAATGCCTCAGGAAACACAGCATTGCACCTGTGTGCCCTCTacaaccag GATGGCTGTGCCAGAGTCCTGCTGTTTCGGGGAGCTAATAAGGACATCAAAAACTACAACAACCAGACAGCATTTCAG GTCGCCATCATTGCAGGAAACTTTGACCTGGCAGAGATCATAAAGGTTCACAAACCCTCAGATGTCG TGCCTTTCAGGGAGAGTCCCTCCTACTCTTCCAGGCGTAGAGGTGGGTCCAGTGGGTGTCTCTCCCCTCGTCGCTCCGCCCTGCTGCGCTCGGCCAGTGACAACGCTCTGGACGAGAGTCTGCCCGCCCCCTCGCCTGCCCCCTCCCTGCGCAGCCTGCCCCCGCTGGACGCCGAGGAGACGTCACCGTCGCAGCAGCGCAGTCAGCAGGGGGCGACCTCACAGACGCGCAGCCTCAGGAGACACACCCGGGGCCACCTCAG TCCTGGGAGCCCGGTGCAGCGTGAGCCCAGTCCGCCAGCGGTGTCGCGCGGGCCCAAGCGCAGACTCTACAGCGCTGTCCCCGGCCGCACCTTCATCGCCATCAACTCGTACACGCCACTGGGAGAGGGCGAGATCACACTCAACCGCGGCGAGAGAGTCAAGG tGATGAGTATTGGAGAGGGAGGCTTCTGGGAGGGGTCAGTTAAAGGAAGGACCGGCTGGTTTCCTGCACACTGCGTGGAGGAAGTCCAAATGAGACAATTTGACCCACGATTAG AAACAAGGGAGGATCGGACCAAGAGGCTGTTCAGGCACTACACAGTGGGCTCTTATGACAACTATACTTCCTACAG TGATTATGTCATTGAGGAGAAAAGTGCCACGCTACAgaagagagacagtgagggcTTCGGATTCGTCCTACGTGGAGCGAAAG ctgAGACACCCATCGAGGAGTTCACACCTACACCAGCGTTTCCAGCCCTCCAATACCTGGAATCCGTGGACCTGGAGGGTGTGGCCTGGAGGGCGGGGCTTAGAACAGGCGACTTCCTGATTGAG gtGAATGGCGTGAGCGTGGTGAAGGTTGGACACAGACAGGTGGTGTCTCTGATCCGACAGGGAGGCAGCAGGCTGGTCATGAAAGTTGTGTCCGTGTCTCGCAAACCAGATACCGGAGATGTAGTCCgcaaaaaag CCCCACCTCCCCCAAAGAGAGACCCCAGCACAAGCCTGACTCTGCGTTCCAAGAGCATGACGGCCGAGCTGGAGGAGCTGg CATCCATGCGGAGGCGAAGAGGGG AGAAGCTGGATGAGATGCTGAGCAGTAAGGAGCCGGTGGTGGTGATGAGGCCACGCCCCTCGGAGGCGGACTCTCGCGCTGCCACCGTCAAGCAGAGACCAATCAGCCGGAGAATCACACAGGCAGAGATTagt AATCTCTTGGAGAGGCAAGGAATGTCTCCATCTTCTGGGATGCAGCTGGGATTGGATAAGAGTCACATGCAACTGCCCAGAGGAATGTCCAGAACAAAATCCTTcg GTGCCCCTGAGGATGACAGAATCTCCGCTCTGATTGGAGAGCATCGGTTTCCACGGAGCTCTTCCATGACGGACAGCTTCCACCACATTCCACCCCCGCCTCAAACCGCACCCCCTCCGCCCCCGACTTCTTACTACATGGACTCAGGCCCGCCCCCGGCCTTCCT CCCGCCCCCTCCGTCGCGTGCGGCCAATCAAACGCGCTCGAGCTTCCGCCCAGGCGTGGAGCCCAAGCTGCACGGGCCAGTGACGACGGAGCGGCAGCGGAAAGCACGCTCCATGATCATCCTGCAGGACACCGCACACCTGCCTGTCGAGCCCACCTCCATCCCCCGTCCAGCTACGCCCACCTCTGGCCACTCCCAGCAGCCACTGCAGGAGCGGGGGAGGAGACGGACGTCCGGCGTGGAGAACCCCTACGCCAACGTGGGCCGCCTGAGCACCCTCTACACGCCGGCCAAGCCCCAGCGTCGGAAGAGTCCGCTGGTCAAGCAGGGCCAGGTGGAGGAGGGCAGCgcaggaggagggggcagtCAAGAGAGAGTGATCATCCGGGAGCCGTCTCCCGTCGGCACGTTGTCGCGGATCCCGCACAGCAGCCGGGCggagcagttccagcagcaggTGCTGCAGCCGGGCCAGCGCCCGCATCACACCCGGCCAGCCCGGCGCCTTCCTTCAGCCAGCCGGTGGAAAGAGCCACCCGAGCCGCAGACGCCCGCGCCGCTGCTCACCGCGCAGTCGCACTCC ATGGGCCAGGCTGGCCGAGGCTGCGCGCCCCGCCCCATGCTCTCACCAGGGCCGCCGCCGGGCGGCTCCACCTTCATCCACCCGCTGACCGGCCGGCCCCTGGACCC TCCCTGCGCGCTGGCGTTGGCTGGCAGCGGGCCGAGGGCCTGATGCGCAccgcccaccccaccacacccgtCCCCATCGCCCGGCCTTAGCCCAGGGCGGGGGCCGGAGAGAGGCcaaggcggaggaggagggacC GCGCCGGCCAGCGGTGGAGGTACGCCACCACCGTCCTGGAGGGACGAGCCAATCAGCATCATCGAAACGCCGCCGCCCAGCGAGATCATCATCAGTAGCAGCAGCCCCACCTCGGGGCGGAGCCCGGAGACAACACCCGCCCCTTCCAGCCTAACGGACACCGAGCACAGTCCGACCTCGGCCCGGGTTCCCTCCCCGGCTCCGCCCCTGGCCATCCTGTCAGGACGCAGCATGACCATGAGCtcggaggaggaggcagagccATACACCGTGACCCTGCCGCCGGCGCTGCTGTCGTCCAGCGACGAGGAGACGCGCGAGGAGCTGCGCAAGATCGGCCTGGTCCCACCGCCCGAGCCCTTCGCCAATGGCCTGATGGCCAAAGAGGCGCCCATCAAAGCCACCCTGGCGCTCGCCGCCTCCAGGCCCGGGCCCATGCCGGCTTCCGCCGCGGCCGCCGCCACCTCCTCGGCCACCTCCTCGGCCTCCGCGCCAGGGGGCAAGTGTGACTCGGTGGCCACCGACTCGGGCGTGGAGGACCCGCACCTGGAGACGACCAGCACCGTCTCCACCGTGTCCAGCATGTCCACGCTGTCGTCGGAGAGCGCCGACTCGGCGCACGCCAAGCCCAAGTGCGTGGTGGGCCGCGGGCGGCCGGCGGCGCTCATGCGCGACCCGCTCCTCAAGCAGTCGTCTGACAGCGAGCTGCTGCCCCAGGTGCAGGGCGGGACGGGCACGCCTGGCCGGCCCCGGTACCTCTTCCAGCGGCGCTCCAAGCTGTGGGGGGAGGTAGAGCCGCGTGGCCTCGGCTCCGCCGCCGGGCagcaggaggggggaggaggtggaggggcagGAGGCGCAGGGGGAGCTAACGAGGGCCGGCCGGCGGCCATGGGCGCTGAGCTCCTGAGCAAGG TTCGCCTCGCGGGGGAGGAGCCATTGGCCAGGGGGGCCCTTCGGCCCGGCAGGAGGAGA CAGCCCGTGGGAGGGGCGAG gTTGTTCAGCAGTCTGGGCGAGCTGCACACCATCTCCCAGCGCAGCTATGGCACCACCTTCACCATCCGCCCAGGCACCCGCTACCCGGTGACGCGCCGCACGCCCAGCCCTGGTGCCACGCCTGACCGCGGCGACACGCCGCTGGGCCCTGTGCGCACCTTCGGCAGCGGTGggggcggcggcagcagcagtagcccccacctcccgcaccaccaccaccaccaccacaccatccTCAAGTCGTCCAGCCTCAGTCTGCCCACGGAGCCCAAGGAGGTGCGCTTCGTCATGCGGAGCGCCAGCGCTCGCGCCCGCAGCCGCTCGCCCTCGCCGTCGCCCTGCGCCTCGCCGTGCCCGTCGCCCGTGCTGGGCGGGCCGCTCATGGCGCTGCGGCCCTTCCGCCAGCGCCCGCTGGCGCTCTGGAACAAGTACGACGTGGGCGACTGGCTGGAGAGCGTCGGCCTGGGTGAGCACCGCCAGCGTTTCCTGGAGCACGAGATCGAGGGCGCGCACCTTCCCGCGCTCACCAAGGACGACCTGGCCGAGCTGGGGGTGACGCGCGTTGGCCACCGCATGAACATCGAGCGCGCGCTCAAGCAGCTGCTGGACACTTAA
- the cdnf gene encoding cerebral dopamine neurotrophic factor: MTMSFTNVLYVLMVLNVVVGLIGADECEVCVGFLGHLYKSLISTHSELSHAIVEQGLIQACAEATGKDSRLCYYLGATSDAAARVTGEVTRPLSAHVPPPKICQKLQKRDGQICELRYDKAVLDWSREALSKLRVLELKRLLASWGEECRACLEKGEFIDLIQQVAPKHSTATQGHSPEL, encoded by the exons atgacaatgTCTTTCACTAATGTATTATACGTCCTGATGGTTTTGAATGTTGTCGTCGGTCTTATCGGTGCCGACGAATGCGAAG TCTGTGTGGGTTTTCTGGGACACCTCTATAAATCTCTCATCAGCACACATTCAGAGTTGAGCCATGCAATCGTGGAGCAAGGGCTCATTCAGGCCTGTGCTGAGGCCACCGGGAAAGACAGCCGCCTG TGCTACTACCTGGGAGCTACCAGTGATGCTGCAGCCAGAGTGACTGGGGAAGTGACACGCCCCCTCAGTGCCCACGTCCCGCCCCCTAAAATCTGTCAGAAGCTCCAGAAGAGAGATGGCCAGATTTGTGAACTGCGATACG ATAAAGCTGTTCTGGACTGGAGCAGGGAAGCCCTCTCCAAGCTGCGCGTGTTGGAGCTCAAACGCCTGCTGGCCTCGTGGGGGGAGGAGTGCAGGGCCTGTCTGGAGAAGGGCGAGTTCATCGACCTCATCCAGCAGGTGGCGCCAAAGCACAGTACCGCCACCCAGGGACACTCGCCAGAGCTCTGA
- the hspa14 gene encoding heat shock 70 kDa protein 14: protein MAAIGVHFGYTCACVAIFKDGRADVVANDAGDRVTPAVVAYRDKEQIVGIAAKQGRIRNAANTVVKVKQILGRSFDDPEAEAHRTDSKCPVVNKGGMPKYEIDTGETTKFVSPDEVAKLVFQKIKETAQSALGSDVADAVITVPFEFGENQKNALRRAAEDAGFNVLRLIHEPSAALLAYGIGQDSPSGKSHVLVYKLGGTSLSVTVLEVNSGMYRVLATHTDHSTGGESFTHALAQFLAGECKKSFKQDVSNNARAMMKLMNSADVAKHILSTLGSANCFVDSLCDGMDFECNVSRARFELICSSLFNKSIQPIKSLLEQVGLSTSDVNKVVLSGGSAKIPRLQQMIQDLFPDVEMLSSISPDEVIPMGAALQAGILVGRDSLPMGEDTITVDCCAKDILVKEVDESGEEVFKVLFPSGTPLPARRQHTLQGPGNLASVCLELYQAQQCLAQIVLRDLEPKEENHDIVTEVTMKRDGSIHVTCTEQLSGRSEAVTIAAAAAAS, encoded by the exons ATGGCTGCAATAGGGGTACATTTTGGATACACATGTGCTTGTGTAGCGATATTTAAG GATGGAAGGGCTGACGTAGTTGCAAATGATGCTGGGGACAGAGTTACCCCCGCCGTGGTGGCATACAGGGATAAGGAACAG ATCGTGGGAATAGCTGCCAAACAGGGAAGAATAAGGAATGCTGCAAATACTGTTGTGAAGGTTAAGCAGATACTGGGCAGAAG TTTTGATGACCCTGAGGCAGAAGCTCACAGAACAGACAGCAAATGTCCA GTGGTGAATAAAGGTGGTATGCCCAAATATGAAATTGACACAGGAGAGACAACAAAGTTTGTGTCGCCTGACGAAGTCGCCAAGTTAGTCTTCCAGAAAATAAAAG agaCGGCTCAGTCTGCCCTTGGGTCTGATGTTGCCGATGCCGTCATCACCGTGCCTTTTGAGTTTGGAGAGAATCAGAAGAATGCTCTAAG ACGGGCTGCTGAGGACGCTGGCTTTAACGTGCTCCGGTTGATCCACGAGCCCTCTGCGGCTCTGCTGGCCTACGGCATCGGTCAGGACTCCCCCTCTGGCAAAAG CCATGTGCTGGTGTATAAGCTGGGCGGGACGTCTCTGAGCGTGACTGTGCTGGAGGTAAACAGCGGCATGTACCGGGTGCTGGCCACTCACACTGACCACAGCACTGGCGGAGAGAGCTTCACACACGCACTGGCCCAGTTCCTAGCTGGCGAGTGCAAGAA GTCATTTAAGCAGGATGTGAGCAATAATGCCAGGGCAATGATGAAGCTGATGAACAGTGCTGATGTTGCCAAACACATCCTCTCCACCCTGGGCAGTGCCAACTGCTTTGTGGATTCTCTCTGCGATGGCATGGACTTTGAATGCAATGTGTCAAG GGCACGATTTGAGCTCATATGCTCGTCTCTCTTCAATAAGAGCATCCAGCCAATCAAAAGCCTCCTAGAACAAGTCGGCCTCTCCACAAGTGATGTCAACAAG GTGGTGCTGTCCGGTGGGTCGGCTAAGATCCCCCGGCTGCAGCAGATGATCCAGGATCTGTTCCCGGACGTGGAGATGCTGAGCTCCATCTCCCCGGACGAGGTGATCCCCATGGGTGCCGCCCTGCAGGCAGGCATCCTGGTGGGCAGGGACAGTCTGCCCATGGGGGAGGACACCATCACCGTCGACTGCTGTGCCAAAGATATCCTGGTCAAG gaggtgGATGAGTCTGGAGAGGAGGTGTTTAAGGTGCTCTTCCCCTCGGGGACCCCCCTGCCTGCCCGCAGACAGCACACCCTCCAGGGCCCCGGCAACCTGGCCTCTGTGTGTCTGGAACTCTACCAGGCCCAGCAATGTCTCGCTCAg ATTGTTTTGCGAGATCTGGAACCCAAGGAGGAGAACCACGACATCGTCACGGAGGTCACGATGAAAAG GGACGGCTCAATACACGTCACCTGTACGGAGCAGCTCAGTGGACGATCTGAGGCTGTTACCATAGCAGCCGCTGCGGCTGCTTCATAA